From Camelina sativa cultivar DH55 chromosome 5, Cs, whole genome shotgun sequence:
cccactgactttgtggtgctaaAATATGAccaagagcctagtgatcctctcatcttaggatgCTCTTTCTTGGCTTCAGCTGGTGCAatcattgatgtgaagaagggacacatagctctgaatgtagaagatttggtcatgaactttgagatggacaagctgagaagggttcccactattgatggtcagacattttctgtggaggttgtttctgatgacaatctgatcatagagcttcaagaagacattactgctgggtatgtcaaagagttggagcCTGGTGAGAAAGTGagtaagcaagctgttaagcttgaagattggagttgagatcatctaatcagtactagagatcatgatgaggttctgatgcATGACAAATCATtggtagatgatgtttttgtaatggaaacacggattgctgAGGAAAGTTGCAGAAGCGTTGAAGAAACCCGAGTTGTAGGccgagcatcgatcgatgcagctgttgcatcgatcgacactccttccagAATCAGCTCGTACTTGTCCAAAACCGAAGATTCTCGAGTTGGATCCTTAACTGCAAGTTCTAGACCAGTTGTAAAGttgaaatctcaccattccacagtccagaacccacaggtaaggccaaggtatgcatctacttctcccaaaccttctcctatcatcaacaagaatttgaaaggtacaaaaactgttgttTAGTTAACCAAGCCGCGAGATTATCGTAgtgcgcttgtttcttctgttgataattttgcaggacttaaaagaaagccacccatcCCTCAGTCCCGTTCTGGTCCTGCTCCTCACATCCTTGTCAAACCTCATGCAGCTAAAGCCTACACACCCCCTTGGATGAGGAGGACATCCTCTCAGAAGCATTCACTGCCATGTTCCGATCTtccggatgcctgagatccaacaaagtcaagctaatgactgaaaacaagcgcttagtgggaggcaacccactggtaggtttttctttttccttgttcttttgaattatttttatttttatttttattcgcTAATCTCATACTTGATAGTACTGGGGACAATGTtttttaagtctgggggaggcagttactaactacgtttttgtatttttgaaaaaaaaaaaaaaaaatttgttctattgagtcaaaatttttgttgggaactatgatttttctttttagtgtactgccttggttgatttatgctgcagattgaatccacaaatccgactaatgaaaaatccaatggctgatcAGTGAACCAGAAACATCCAAATTTCTAACAGAATCCATAACAGCTTGAAGtaatttctgtacttttctttttacctcatcaaggagattgatattcatagagcttgactccttgttcatacctgacaagtaagacttcagaaaaaaaatggtactcctctcccttgtttgagtttaaaagaatttttcctgagagctttgtttagaaaaaaaaaagaagaaaataaaagatgagatgattttgatcagtttagagaggtaggtaaattacctgtgacctcattattctactcttaagtcaaatgatcatacaaagcttggaagcgaggggtaggtaaattaccgatgaccccattattcgcctacaactttgagagaaaaaaaaaaaaNNNNNNNNNNNNNNNNNNNNNNNNNNNNNNNNNNNNNNNNNNNNNNNNNNNNNNNNNNNNNNNNNNNNNNNNNNNNNNNNNNNNNNNNNNNNNNNNNNNNNNNNNNNNNNNNNNNNNNNNNNNNNNNNNNNNNNNNNNNNNNNNNNNNNNNNNNNNNNNNNNNNNNNNNNNNNNNNNNNNNNNNNNNNNNNNNNNNNNNNNNNNNNNNNNNNNNNNNNNNNNNNNNNNNNNNNNNNNNNNNNNNNNNNNNNNNNNNNNNNNNNNNNNNNNNNNNNNNNNNNNNNNNNNNNNNNNNNNNNNNNNNNNNNNNNNNNNNNNNNNNNNNNNNNNNNNNNNNNNNNNNNNNNNNNNNNNNNNNNNNNNNNNNNNNNNNNNNNNNNNNNNNNNNNNNNNNNNNNNNNNNNNNNNNNNNNNNNNNNNNNNNNNNNNNNNNNNNNNNNNNNNNNNNNNNNNNNNNNNNNNNNNNNNNNNNNNNNNNNNNNNNNNNNNNNNNNNNNNNNNNNNNNNNNNNNNNNNNNNNNNNNNNNNNNNNNNNNNNNNNNNNNNNNNNNNNNNNNNNNNNNNNNNNNNNNNNNNNNNNNNNNNNNNNNNNNNNNNNNNNNNNNNNNNNNNNNNNNNNNNNNNNNNNNNNNNNNNNNNNNNNNNNNNNNNNNNNNNNNNNNNNNNNNNNNNNNNNNNNNNNNNNNNNNNNNNNNNNNNNNNNNNNNNNNNNNNNNNNNNNNNNNNNNNNNNNNNNNNNNNNNNNNNNNNNNNNNNNNNNNNNNNNNNNNNNNNNNNNNNNNNNNNNNNNNNNNNNNNNNNNNNNNNNNNNNNNNNNNNNNNNNNNNNNNNNNNNNNNNNNNNNNNNNNNNNNNNNNNNNNNNNNNNNNNNNNNNNNNNNNNNNNNNNNNNNNNNNNNNNNNNNNNNNNNNNNNNNNNNNNNNNNNNNNNNNNNNNNNNNNNNNNNNNNNNNNNNNNNNNNNNNNNNNNNNNNNNNNNNNNNNNNNNNNNNNNNNNNNNNNNNNNNNNNNNNNNNNNNNNNNNNNNNNNNNNNNNNNNNNNNNNNNNNNNNNNNNNNNNNNNNNNNNNNNNNNNNNNNNNNNNNNNNNNNNNNNNNNNNNNNNNNNNNNNNNNNNNNNNNNNNNNNNNNNNNNNNNNNNNNNNNNNNNNNNNNNNNNNNNNNNNNNNNNNNNNNNNNNNNNNNNNNNNNNNNNNNNNNNNNNNNNNNNNNNNNNNNNNNNNNNNNNNNNNNNNNNNNNNNNNNNNNNNNNNNNNNNNNNNNNNNNNNNNNNNNNNNNNNNNNNNNNNNNNNNNNNNNNNNNNNNNNNNNNNNNNNNNNNNNNNNNNNNNNNNNNNNNNNNNNNNNNNNNNNNNNNNNNNNNNNNNNNNNNNNNNNNNNNNNNNNNNNatctgattttccatgatttcctgagaatttccctaagcctagcgtttattccatctgaatttacatctcttttattttctgttctattttgcattgctatttaaattaatattttagtttagcataattaaaagattattaaatctattgtgtgaatctagagttcttgtggattcgatccctaagtactacaattgatctcttaatttgagagaatagctcagggttaaatttgagcatatcattaCCCTTGGAGGAACCGTTCACAAGGTCGGAGACTCAAAGGGATGGACGATGATAGAAGTTGATTACGAGGCTTGGGCTTCATCAAGAACTTTTCAAGTCGGAGACTCTTTGGTCTTCtcatacaacaacaattttCACGATGTCACTGAAGTCACTCATAATGATTTTCAGCTGTGTGAATCGTCTAAACCACTTGTGACATACAATACTGGGTCCGACTCAATCATTCTAACCAAACCGGGAGTCCAACAGTTCATATGCGGAGTTCCTGGTCACTGCAAGTCGGGGCAGAAGCTTCAAATCCATGTCTTGCCAGCCTCGTTGGGTCACGTCGCTGCTCCGGTTCCTGGACCTGTCCGATCACCAAGCTCTTCCTCGTCTCCTTCACCAGCCAACGCTCCACAGTATCAGCATCAGATGGCTCCATCACCTCTTCAAAGCGGTGCCTCAAAGTCTGCTTCTTGGATCGGCTTCAGCTTGTTGGNNNNNNNNNNNNNNNNNNNNNNNNNNNNNNNNNNNNNNNNNNNNNNNNNNNNNNNNNNNNNNNNNNNNNNNNNNNNNNNNNNNNNNNNNNNNNNNNNNNNNNNNNNNNNNNNNNNNNNNNNNNNNNNNNNNNNNNNNNNNNNNNNNNNNNNNNNNNNNNNNNNNNNNNNNNNNNNNNNNNNNNNNNNNNNNNNNNNNNNNNNNNNNNNNNNNNNNNNNNNNNNNNNNNNNNNNNNNNNNNNNNNNNNNNNNNNNNNNNNNNNNNNNNNNNNNNNNNNNNNNNNNNNNNNNNNNNNNNNNNNNNNNNNNNNNNNNNNNNNNNNNNNNNNNNNNNNNNNNNNNNNNNNNNNNNNNNNNNNNNNNNNNNNNNNNNNNNNNNNNNNNNNNNNNNNNNNNNNNNNNNNNNNNNNNNNNNNNNNNNNNNNNNNNNNNNNNNNNNNNNNNNNNNNNNNNNNNNNNNNNNNNNNNNNNNNNNNNNNNNNNNNNNNNNNNNNNNNNNNNNNNNNNNNNNNNNNNNNNNNNNNNNNNNNNNNNNNNNNNNNNNNNNNNNNNNNNNNNNNNNNNNNNNNNNNNNNNNNNNNNNNNNNNNNNNNNNNNNNNNNNNNNNNNNNNNNNNNNNNNNNNNNNNNNNNNNNNNNNNNNNNNNNNNNNNNNNNNNNNNNNNNNNNNNNNNNNNNNNNNNNNNNNNNNNNNNNNNNNNNNNNNNNNNNNNNNNNNNNNNNNNNNNNNNNNNNNNNNNNNNNNNNNNNNNNNNNNNNNNNNNNNNNNNNNNNNNNNNNNNNNNNNNNNNNNNNNNNNNNNNNNNNNNNNNNNNNNNNNNNNNNNNNNNNNNNNNNNNNNNNNNNNNNNNNNNNNNNNNNNNNNNNNNNNNNNNNNNNNNNNNNNNNNNNNNNNNNNNNNNNNNNNNNNNNNNNNNNNNNNNNNNNNNNNNNNNNNNNNNNNNNNNNNNNNNNNNNNNNNNNNNNNNNNNNNNNNNNNNNNNNNNNNNNNNNNNNNNNNNNNNNNNNNNNNNNNNNNNNNNNNNNNNNNNNNNNNNNNNNNNNNNNNNNNNNNNNNNNNNNNNNNNNNNNNNNNNNNNNNNNNNNNNNNNNNNNNNNNNNNNNNNNNNNNNNNNNNNNNNNNNNNNNNNNNNNNNNNNNNNNNNNNNNNNNNNNNNNNNNNNNNNNNNNNNNNNNNNNNNNNNNNNNNNNNNNNNNNNNNNNNNNNNNNNNNNNNNNNNNNNNNNNNNNNNNNNNNNNNNNNNNNNNNNNNNNNNNNNNNNNNNNNNNNatggagagaaccttgtgtccaacctcctccaccatgaaggGAACCGTGGCTCTGCCTTCCTTNgtgtatgaccaaccatggagagaatcTCGGCTCCaccctcctcccttatggagagaatcatgtgtccaacctcctccaccatgaagagaaccttggTTCCACCTTCCTCTTTTGGGAAGATAGCCTTACATGCGTCTGACCTCCTCCACTATCGAGAGAATCTTGGTTTTTTccctcctcatgtgtggagagaacatgtttacgTCTTTTAGCTGTCTCAATGTGGCATGCTCCGGCAACTAATGAAACTAAAAGCCTTTTTCCaatgtcacaaaatcttttgagagtaactaatgttaaatttcccaatgtattcatggaagtgtctttgacacacaaTGATGTACATAGCCTCTGTCtccgagctcctatggatctatcaaaaacagtttatagttttccaatctatctatctatgtttgttgtaagcttgtgtatgattagcctattttatccaaccattaggtgtattttttacatctaagtatattatatattacaaatatattctttaccaccacataggaaaatatctatataaacacattcaGCCAACTATTATAcgtctatttatttttacttttgcatagtttctttacaCACTAAAATTATCGGTTCaagaaacttctcaaataaaaaatatattacatagtatactaatcaacgATGTATcacacaatagtgtatgaccaaccatagagagaacctcggctccgccctcctcccttatggagagaaccttgtgtccaacctcctccaccatgaaggGAACCGTGGCTCTGCCTTCcttccttggggagataaccttgcaggcgtccaacctcttccaccatgaagagaaccttgTCTCTGCCTTactcatgtgtggagagaacatgtttacgtcttttagctatctcaaagtggcatgCTCCGGcaaccaataaaactaaaagccctttttccaacgtcacaaaatcttttgatagtaactaatgttatatttcttaatgtatttgtggaagtgtctttgacacattATTATGACACAAAACAGTTTATGCTTTTCCTATCTAtcaatatatgtttgttgtaagtttgtgtttgattagcctattttatccaaccattaggttgatgggGTTCTACTCTTTATCTTCCTTTGAGATTGAATCAAAGGgaaacaattatgtttgcataaaaaaacgtctatgaccaaccaatcaaagttgaaaaattagaagaaaattaatttgacataattaaagaaataatagaaaattataagcaagataatatatgaatctcaaatcagagatgaaaatataaattaaataaaataatctaaaaacactacaataaaatttaaaatacagtattagaaaaagaagacacatatattaatcttacatttttgtttggGCCAACATATTAAtctcttacctattccaaactgaaaaaaggagaaagtaggagaaatttttagttaaaaaaaaaataaagaaaatttaccttctcattaaaatttttttaccaatagaacaaagtttagagcagtgtttttgaataaattattttgttagatgaaaaatgtgagacgatttatgtttatgtagaagtgagtatttacattttttaaaattaataatcaactGTACATGTCTCttaatcccttttctatttttttaattaataacttaaaattaaaaataagtaaataatgttataattttaaattttatgaaatatatgatctcattataattagtttttaaaaaaactgtttattttttttgtaatttttgataattatctttttacattattaatattgtttaaacaatttttttttgtttttttgtcattatctTAAATTTatgctattaaatattaacttttacacatgtcaaaatctcaaattaataatttgatatgtgtcaaaatcttgttaatagctaactttcaaaacccaactttatataataagataagtaTTATATTTGTAGAAAGTGTTTATTAGTTTAATCTACATAtcaagtttttgtaactatttattaatttaattttgatctgAATGGAACCAGTACGGAATTAGAAGTGGGCCAATTTTATTGAGCCCAactaaaatacaattttatcaCTTACAAGATAACTAAAAtactcttcatctttctctctcttctcgctCTCTACatcttttagagagagaaagtgattTCCTTGTCGCCGTATGGTGTATTAACCGGTTAGCCGTCCGACATCTTCCGTGTTACACAGCGGTGGTGGTCGGCTCTCGTCCAGCATCAACCGGCTTCAATAGTGGCGATGGCTGGCTCTCGTCCAGTATCGACCGGTTTCATTAGCGGCGAAAGCTGGCTCTCGTCTGGTATCGACCGGCTTCATTAGCGGCGATGACTGGCTTTAGTTTCTTTTTCCGGCGGAGTTTAGTTTTCTCCTTTCGGtttcttccttatttttttctttttctaataatctCTTTGGATCTCTGATTGGTTGGTGTTGGCGATTTCGTCAATTCTGCTTCACGTCCATTGAGTTTTCTCTTGGcctaagttgttgttgttgctcaaCTTGCCCCTGAAAATTTTGATTCCCTTTGGCTGCTCTTTCATGATTTCAGAGTTTCTCTTTGATAGGCAACCGTGGCCTTTTCAATTCCGAATCTCTCTTACCCGTGTTTTGCCGGATTCCTTTGAGTTTCTAGCAACCGGTGAGATTGGAGATTGATGTTTTTGGTGTAAATCGTGTTTGGCCTTATTCGGTGATCAAATCAACGATGTTAGTTGGTGAATTTCAGCGACATCCTCAGATTCACCGGTGTTGGAATTGCATGTAGCGGAAGTTGTGGGCAGAACACGTGTCCCCAGCTCATCAAAATCGTGATGACACGTCTTTGATGTTGTGTCTTCTTCTTGGgctttgtttaatttaaaagtttacgTACTTGAGCTGTTGTTGTAAAATACGTTTCAGCTTTGCTAGTGGATGCTTGTTACACCTTTTGGTGTGGTTTGAGCTTCGTGTTTGATGAAGGCTAAAGGTTGTGAAGAAATTCATGAAGACCTTTACAAGAAATCTTTTTGCAGAGGAGAAGATGGTGTGTCCGAATCAAT
This genomic window contains:
- the LOC104789130 gene encoding blue copper protein-like, with the translated sequence MASIDETKKASIDAMLVSIDAMPELMRRMFKGDGMTMETLVKFEHIITLGGTVHKVGDSKGWTMIEVDYEAWASSRTFQVGDSLVFSYNNNFHDVTEVTHNDFQLCESSKPLVTYNTGSDSIILTKPGVQQFICGVPGHCKSGQKLQIHVLPASLGHVAAPVPGPVRSPSSSSSPSPANAPQYQHQMAPSPLQSGASKGEDGVSESIITLAYEVCFETRYNDLHCMGGLTVV